The Sesamum indicum cultivar Zhongzhi No. 13 linkage group LG1, S_indicum_v1.0, whole genome shotgun sequence genome includes a window with the following:
- the LOC105166663 gene encoding pentatricopeptide repeat-containing protein At4g02750, with the protein MSFKRLHTTTFRSLRNRTRTDAQTPPRQNAGEFFKPPTNKSLPKLRSNKFTDSDIVKCNIAITDHMRHGQCDSALRLFNSMPRKTSVSYNTMISGYILNGDFQQAHHLFDEMPLKDLVSWNIMISGHIKNKNLGAAKRLFDEMPVKDVVSWNAILSGYAQNGFLDEARRVFDEMPEKNEITWNGILAAYVQNGKIEEARRLFESKEHWAVVSWNCLMGGYLKKKRLVEARQIFDRMPVRDAVSWNTIITCYAQNGKMDEARKLFQESPIQDVFTWTALVSGYIQNGQLHEARRIFDKMPEKNVVSWNAMIAGYVQSKNMELAGELFEAMPCRNVSSWNTMITGYAHNGDIARARSLFNRMPHRDCISWASIIAGYAQTGESEEALRMFIEMKRDGERLNRSAFTCVLSTCADIAAFELGKQIHGHVIKAGYEFGCYVGNALLAMYCRCGSINEAYEVFQRIEDKDVVSWNTIIIGYARHGFGEEALKHFELMKQASIQPDEVTMVGVLSACSHTGLVDRGRYYFDSMSQDYGIVANSKHYTCMIDLLGRAGLLGDAQDLMRSMPFEPDAATWGALLGASRIHGNTQLGEKAAEMIFALEPWNAGMYVLLSNLYAASGRWVDVNKMRLKMRDTGVSKVPGYSWVEVENKIHTFSVGDSTHAESERIYAFLEELDLRMKRDGYISATKLVLHDVEEEEKQHMLKCHSEKLAVAYGIMKTPAGRPIRVFKNLRVCEDCHTAIKHIANIAGRLIILRDPNRFHHFKGGVCNCGDYW; encoded by the exons ATGAGTTTCAAAAGGCTACACACGACCACCTTCCGCTCATTGCGAAACCGAACAAGAACCGATGCTCAGACACCTCCGCGCCAGAATGCTGGCGAATTCTTCAAACCACCCACCAATAAGTCACTGCCAAAGCTTAGAAGCAACAAATTTACCGACTCAGACATTGTGAAGTGCAACATCGCCATCACTGATCACATGCGCCATGGCCAATGCGACTCGGCATTGCGTTTGTTCAACTCCATGCCTCGTAAAACTTCAGTGTCCTACAACACTATGATATCTGGTTATATTTTGAATGGCGACTTTCAGCAGGCCCATCATCTTTTTGACGAAATGCCGCTGAAGGACTTGGTCAGTTGGAATATAATGATCAGTGGGCATATAAAGAACAAGAATCTTGGAGCTGCCAAGCGTTTGTTCGATGAAATGCCTGTGAAGGATGTTGTTTCGTGGAACGCGATATTGTCTGGGTATGCGCAGAATGGGTTCCTGGATGAGGCCAGGAGAGTTTTTGATGAGATGCCGGAGAAGAATGAGATAACCTGGAATGGGATTCTAGCCGCTTATGTGCAAAATGGGAAAATTGAGGAGGCAAGGAGATTGTTTGAGAGTAAAGAGCACTGGGCGGTGGTTTCTTGGAATTGTTTGATGGGTGGGTACTTAAAGAAGAAGAGGTTGGTCGAGGCAAGGCAGATTTTTGACCGTATGCCTGTTAGGGATGCTGTATCTTGGAATACAATCATTACATGTTATGCTCAAAATGGGAAGATGGACGAAGCAAGGAAGTTGTTCCAGGAATCCCCAATTCAGGATGTCTTTACATGGACGGCCTTGGTGTCAGGTTACATACAGAATGGGCAGTTACATGAGGCCAGGAGAATTTTTGATAAGATGCCAGAGAAAAACGTTGTTTCTTGGAATGCAATGATTGCAGGGTATGTGCAAAGCAAGAACATGGAATTGGCTGGAGAGTTGTTTGAAGCAATGCCTTGTAGAAATGTTAGTTCCTGGAACACAATGATTACTGGTTATGCTCATAATGGAGATATTGCTCGTGCTAGAAGTTTATTCAATAGGATGCCACATCGGGATTGTATCTCATGGGCATCAATTATAGCTGGCTATGCTCAGACTGGTGAAAGTGAAGAGGCACTACGAATGTTTATTGAGATGAAGAGGGATGGGGAGAGGTTAAACAGGTCTGCCTTTACTTGTGTTTTAAGTACATGTGCTGATATCGCTGCTTTTGAGCTTGGCAAGCAAATACACGGACATGTTATTAAAGCAGGATATGAGTTTGGCTGCTATGTGGGCAATGCTCTTCTTGCCATGTATTGTAGGTGTGGAAGCATCAACGAGGCATACGAAGTGTTCCAGAGAATTGAGGATAAGGATGTAGTCTCGTGGAACACAATCATTATTGGTTATGCAAGACACGGTTTTGGCGAAGAAGCTCTCAAAcattttgaattaatgaaGCAAGCAAGTATTCAACCGGATGAAGTTACCATG GTTGGTGTGCTGTCTGCATGTAGTCATACTGGCTTGGTAGACAGAGGCAGATATTACTTCGATTCCATGAGCCAAGACTACGGCATAGTGGCAAACTCAAAGCACTATACTTGCATGATTGATCTTCTAGGTCGAGCCGGGCTCCTAGGTGATGCTCAAGACCTAATGAGAAGTATGCCCTTTGAACCAGATGCAGCAACATGGGGGGCTCTTCTTGGTGCCAGCAGGATTCATGGAAATACACAATTGGGGGAAAAGGCGGCTGAAATGATCTTTGCACTGGAACCATGGAATGCTGGAATGTATGTTCTTCTTTCAAACTTATATGCAGCTTCTGGCAGATGGGTGGATGTAAATAAGATGAGATTGAAAATGAGGGATACAGGTGTTAGTAAAGTACCAGGTTACAGCTGGGTTGAAGTAGAAAACAAGATCCACACATTTTCAGTTGGAGATTCCACCCATGCAGAGAGTGAAAGGATATATGCTTTCTTGGAAGAGTTAGATTTGCGGATGAAGCGAGATGGCTATATCTCAGCCACAAAATTGGTTCTCCATGATGtggaggaagaggaaaaaCAGCATATGCTCAAGTGTCATAGTGAAAAATTAGCTGTTGCATATGGAATTATGAAAACACCAGCTGGGAGACCAATTCGTGTTTTCAAAAACTTGCGGGTTTGTGAGGACTGCCACACTGCAATCAAGCACATAGCCAACATTGCTGGGAGACTGATAATCCTGCGTGATCCTAACCGTTTTCACCACTTCAAGGGGGGCGTATGTAATTGTGGAGACTATTGGTGA
- the LOC105167055 gene encoding laccase-1-like has protein sequence MVSLFYQLLLIAMTAFALPLLSSSSSNTKHFHFNVEWKSVTRLCHRKAVLTVNGEYPGPTIAVHEGDHVRVLVTNRVATNTTIHWHGVRQERTGWADGPAYITQCPIGAGKTYTYNFSVANQRGTLWWHAHFSWQRASVYGAFIIYPRTPFPFSAPLQAHIPLIFGEWWNGDVEVVEKEMMLHGGGPNTSDAYTINGLPGPLYPCSTKDTFIQTVEPGKTYLLRLINAALNDELFFAVANHSLTVVEIDAAYTKPFTSPAIMIAPGQTTTVLLTADQAPVPGDDSKSMFVMAARPYLTSVFPFNNSTTVGFFKYQTSTEIQENSAIPPPFILPNNLPALGDTPFATQFLGSLRSLASDDYPCNVPKTIDKRIVTTVSLNLQDCPLNQTCKGYLNKRFYASMNNQSFVRPSTSILESHYRNLSTGFSTDFPDNPPYVFNYTGVNPVTENMSAEFGTKLFRVPFGTKLEIVLQDTNFLNPENHPVHVHGHNFFIVGRGFGNFDVEKDPKGYNLVDPPERNTVAVPMGGWAAIRLIADNPGVWFVHCHLEEHTSWGLALGFIVENGKEPSQWLLPPPSDLPPC, from the exons ATGGTGAGCTTATTTTACCAACTTCTGCTAATAGCAATGACAGCATTTGCATTGCCACTGCTCTCTTCTTCATCATCCAATACAAAGCATTTTCACTTCAAT GTGGAGTGGAAGAGTGTAACACGACTTTGCCACAGAAAGGCAGTTCTGACAGTGAATGGGGAGTATCCAGGGCCAACCATTGCTGTCCATGAAGGTGATCATGTCCGAGTTCTCGTCACCAACAGAGTCGCCACAAACACTACCATCCATTG GCATGGGGTGAGGCAGGAAAGAACAGGTTGGGCGGATGGACCCGCATACATAACCCAATGCCCAATTGGAGCAGGCAAGACCTACACCTACAACTTCAGTGTTGCGAATCAGAGGGGTACTCTTTGGTGGCATGCTCATTTCTCTTGGCAACGTGCTTCTGTCTATGGCGCTTTCATCATTTACCCTCGCACGCCTTTTCCATTCTCAGCCCCACTTCAAGCTCATATTCCCCTCATCTTTg GAGAATGGTGGAATGGAGATGTTGAAGTAGTAGAAAAGGAAATGATGTTGCATGGTGGTGGACCTAACACTTCAGATGCTTATACCATTAATGGCTTACCAGGCCCCTTATACCCTTGTTCCACCAAAG ATACTTTCATCCAAACCGTCGAACCGGGCAAAACCTACCTGCTACGGCTCATCAACGCAGCCTTAAACGATGAACTCTTCTTCGCCGTAGCAAACCACAGTTTAACCGTGGTCGAAATAGATGCTGCTTACACCAAGCCCTTCACGTCACCAGCCATCATGATTGCCCCCGGACAGACCACCACCGTCTTGCTAACTGCTGATCAGGCCCCTGTCCCTGGTGATGATTCCAAATCCATGTTTGTTATGGCAGCCAGGCCTTATCTAACTTCAGTTTTCCCGTTCAACAATTCCACCACAGTTGGCTTCTTCAAGTACCAAACAAGCACCGAAATCCAAGAAAATAGTGCGATACCACCACCTTTCATTTTGCCTAATAATCTCCCTGCATTAGGAGACACCCCATTCGCCACTCAGTTCTTGGGCAGTCTCAGGAGCCTTGCCTCCGACGACTACCCTTGCAACGTGCCTAAGACGATCGACAAACGGATTGTGACAACGGTTAGTCTAAACCTTCAAGACTGCCCTCTCAATCAGACTTGTAAAGGGTACCTAAACAAGAGATTCTACGCTTCAATGAACAACCAATCGTTCGTTCGCCCTTCTACGTCGATACTTGAGTCCCATTACCGCAATCTCAGCACTGGATTTTCCACAGACTTCCCCGACAATCCACCCTATGTTTTCAACTACACCGGCGTCAACCCGGTGACAGAAAACATGAGCGCCGAGTTTGGCACCAAACTGTTCCGAGTTCCGTTCGGCACGAAACTTGAGATTGTGCTACAAGATACCAACTTCTTGAACCCCGAAAACCATCCAGTCCATGTGCATGGACACAATTTCTTCATTGTGGGAAGAGGGTTTGGCAACTTTGACGTGGAAAAGGATCCAAAGGGCTACAATTTGGTTGATCCGCCGGAGAGAAACACGGTGGCGGTTCCGATGGGGGGATGGGCGGCTATACGGCTGATTGCGGATAATCCCGGCGTGTGGTTCGTGCATTGCCATCTTGAGGAACATACCTCGTGGGGTTTGGCTTTGGGATTCATTGTGGAAAATGGGAAGGAGCCATCACAGTGGCTGCTGCCTCCTCCAAGTGATCTACCTCCTTGTTGA
- the LOC105167063 gene encoding STOREKEEPER protein-like, protein MRPQRLSVSADGEDEEDKQQTLNEADEETDSDPDSKSEEGDCTAAVPPKKPKLNLPREEEVPIPRKDESKCFSPSASNFIIAPAAKPSEKNTPFSKIFSEEDEISLLKGLAIFWADGRNNKWTEFYNFIKDSLPHQFTRTQVSEKIRRLKGKFENNFKRARANGGWLDFSDAHESAVFEVSKTLWGEDENEAGDKHAQKEKETPQRGDRSRSQKKRKRAGKEHDAEKEIVKNQKQVGKIGKEEFASAYPFLSSSLDEDGYFNIIKEKILFIGREKAQELEEKCRDVKAAELRLERKRIDLIRRDLHNLL, encoded by the coding sequence ATGAGGCCCCAGAGGCTGAGTGTCAGTGCAGATGGAGAAGACGAAGAAGATAAGCAACAAACTCTTAACGAGGCAGACGAAGAGACCGATTCTGATCCAGACTCCAAAAGCGAAGAAGGGGATTGCACAGCAGCGGTGCCCCCGAAGAAGCCCAAGTTGAATCTGCCGCGTGAAGAAGAAGTACCCATACCTCGAAAAGACGAGTCGAAATGCTTTTCCCCATCTGCGTCCAATTTCATTATCGCGCCTGCCGCAAAACCCAGCGAGAAGAACACCCCTTTCTCTAAAATATTCTCCGAAGAGGATGAAATTTCTCTGCTTAAAGGCCTCGCCATTTTCTGGGCTGACGGGAGGAACAACAAGTGGACCGAGTTTTACAACTTCATCAAGGACAGTCTTCCGCATCAGTTTACGAGAACTCAGGTGTCTGAGAAGATTCGTAGGCTCAAGGGGAAGTTtgaaaacaattttaaaagagcTCGCGCCAATGGGGGCTGGCTTGATTTCTCGGATGCCCATGAGTCCGCTGTGTTTGAGGTGTCGAAGACACTGTGGGGAGAAGATGAAAACGAAGCTGGGGATAAACATgctcaaaaagaaaaggagacaCCACAAAGGGGAGACAGAAGCAGATCccaaaagaagagaaaaagggcTGGGAAAGAGCATGATGCAGAAAAAGAGATAGTGAAGAACCAAAAACAAGTGGGGAAGATTGGAAAAGAGGAGTTTGCTTCTGCGTACCCATTCTTGTCATCGTCTTTGGATGAAGATGGATATTTCAACATCATCAAGGAGAAAATTCTATTCATTGGCAGAGAGAAGGCACAAGAGCTGGAAGAGAAGTGTAGGGATGTGAAAGCTGCAGAGCTTAGACTGGAGCGTAAAAGGATTGACTTGATTAGGAGGGACTTACACAATCTACTCTGA